The following are encoded in a window of Clostridium thermarum genomic DNA:
- a CDS encoding sensor histidine kinase, producing MKFLRYIRFKSLQFILTITITLITTFAMLFVGITLFRTFSESMERNAAKNNQQIISQVALNLESYIGNVVRVANTLNDKITSNPSLPNESLQNLMNITLSSRKDIVSIALFTVEGELIMSEPQLPLKNHIDITEQQWFSKAASYPYLNHFSTPHVQNLFDGPDNWVVSLSRGVTFELEEKKVFGVLVVDMNFSAIEAVCNTVSLGERGYVYIIDDNENYIYHPQQQLINVGLKKEYNRDVLIYSSGNFIYDTDGELRSVTVNTSYYTYWKLVGVSFMDEIISARRNIVHYIRWSIIFGIIFFLIIGIFVSAKISKPIRELERSMRLVEKGNFDIHINVTGEEEVVKLSNTFNKMVTRIRELMDQIVLEQEAKRKSEFEALQSQINPHFLYNTLDSIVWMAENEKQEDVVTMVTALAKLFRISISKGKNIITVEQEIEHARNYLIIQKIRYKNKFDYEIHVQEEALRYKTLKLILQPVIENSIYHGIEYMVDKGLIKISAEIVHNKLLFTVSDNGLGMPPEVLESLLSKESKSNKGSGVGVKNVHERIQLSFGKEYGLQIESEQEVGTIVKLLLPLIDDSI from the coding sequence ATGAAATTTTTGAGATACATTAGATTTAAAAGCCTACAATTTATTCTTACAATAACTATAACTTTGATAACTACCTTTGCCATGCTTTTTGTGGGCATTACTTTATTTCGAACCTTCTCAGAATCTATGGAAAGAAATGCTGCAAAAAACAATCAGCAAATAATCAGTCAAGTGGCGCTAAACCTTGAAAGCTATATAGGAAACGTGGTAAGAGTTGCCAACACTTTAAATGACAAAATAACTTCTAACCCTTCATTGCCAAACGAGAGCCTGCAGAATCTCATGAATATTACTTTGAGCTCCAGAAAAGACATTGTTTCAATCGCCCTATTCACAGTTGAGGGTGAACTAATTATGAGTGAACCTCAACTTCCTCTAAAAAATCACATTGACATTACAGAGCAGCAATGGTTTAGCAAAGCAGCAAGCTACCCTTACCTAAATCACTTTTCGACACCCCATGTACAAAACTTGTTCGATGGTCCGGATAACTGGGTAGTCTCACTGAGTCGCGGTGTTACCTTTGAGTTGGAAGAAAAAAAAGTATTTGGAGTTCTAGTGGTTGATATGAACTTTAGCGCCATTGAAGCAGTTTGCAATACGGTAAGCTTAGGGGAGAGAGGTTATGTATACATCATAGATGATAATGAAAACTATATTTACCACCCTCAACAGCAGCTTATTAACGTGGGGCTGAAAAAAGAATATAACAGAGATGTATTGATCTACTCTTCCGGTAATTTTATTTATGATACTGATGGCGAATTGAGAAGCGTCACTGTTAATACTAGTTATTACACCTATTGGAAGTTAGTTGGAGTTTCCTTTATGGATGAAATAATTTCTGCCAGACGGAATATTGTTCACTATATAAGATGGAGCATTATTTTTGGAATTATATTTTTTCTCATAATAGGTATCTTTGTATCTGCAAAGATTTCTAAACCAATACGGGAACTGGAGAGGTCAATGAGATTAGTAGAGAAAGGTAATTTTGATATCCACATCAATGTAACAGGTGAAGAGGAAGTTGTGAAGCTTTCAAATACCTTTAATAAGATGGTTACGAGGATCAGAGAACTCATGGATCAAATTGTTCTGGAACAGGAGGCCAAGCGAAAAAGTGAATTTGAGGCCTTGCAATCTCAAATAAATCCGCACTTTCTCTACAACACCTTGGATTCTATCGTATGGATGGCTGAAAACGAAAAACAGGAAGATGTGGTTACTATGGTAACTGCCCTGGCAAAGCTCTTTAGAATCAGCATCAGCAAAGGTAAAAATATAATAACTGTAGAGCAAGAAATTGAGCATGCCCGAAATTACTTAATAATCCAAAAGATACGTTATAAAAATAAATTTGACTATGAGATCCATGTTCAAGAAGAAGCCCTCAGATATAAAACTCTTAAACTAATACTTCAACCTGTGATTGAAAATTCTATTTACCATGGTATTGAATACATGGTGGATAAGGGATTGATTAAAATTTCTGCTGAGATTGTCCATAACAAGTTATTGTTCACTGTCAGTGATAATGGCCTGGGTATGCCCCCTGAGGTTTTAGAATCTCTTTTATCAAAGGAATCAAAAAGTAACAAGGGTTCCGGAGTGGGTGTAAAAAATGTCCATGAAAGAATACAGCTAAGTTTTGGTAAGGAATATGGTTTACAAATTGAGAGTGAGCAGGAAGTTGGAACCATTGTTAAGCTATTGCTTCCATTAATCGACGATAGTATATAA
- the gcvPA gene encoding aminomethyl-transferring glycine dehydrogenase subunit GcvPA: MYPYIANRIQDEELMLKTIGVESIEELFKDIPESIRLKDGLKLQKSKAELEVTNELESMANRNRNLKELVCFLGAGVYDRYIPSIIKHIIGRSEFYTSYTPYQPEISQGTLQAIFEYQTMIADLTGMDTANASMYDGATACAEAAMMAVDNTRRKKIIVSKTVHPEVRRVLATYMKVHEACLIEAEVNEGVTDIDHLKGLIDKDTAGVIVQNPNFFGIAEDYSEIEKVTHENKALLIMNVEPIAMALLKTPGEIGADIAVGDGQSLGNSMSFGGPHLGFMAVSAKLMRKLPGRIVGQTVDVEGKRAFVLTLQAREQHIRREKASSNICSNHSLNALAAAVYMTTLGKQGIKEVAQQSMKKAHYAYKQLIKTGKYAPLFNKPFFMEFAVKSPVDISKLNEQLLTNGILGGYDLGRDYPRYRDGSLLCVTEKRTKSEIDNLVQIMEEIV, from the coding sequence ATGTATCCTTACATTGCAAATAGAATTCAAGACGAAGAGCTGATGCTGAAGACTATTGGGGTAGAATCAATTGAAGAACTTTTTAAGGATATTCCTGAGAGTATTAGGCTAAAGGATGGATTAAAGCTGCAAAAATCCAAGGCTGAGCTGGAAGTGACAAATGAGCTTGAAAGCATGGCAAACAGAAATAGAAATTTAAAGGAATTAGTTTGCTTTTTAGGGGCAGGAGTTTATGACCGCTATATACCCTCAATAATAAAACATATAATCGGACGGTCAGAATTTTATACCTCCTATACCCCTTATCAACCGGAAATAAGCCAAGGTACCTTGCAGGCCATTTTTGAGTATCAAACTATGATAGCAGATTTAACAGGAATGGATACAGCTAATGCTTCTATGTACGATGGAGCTACTGCTTGCGCAGAGGCGGCCATGATGGCTGTAGATAATACCAGAAGAAAGAAAATAATCGTATCCAAAACTGTGCACCCGGAAGTAAGAAGAGTTTTAGCTACCTATATGAAGGTTCATGAAGCATGTCTTATTGAAGCAGAAGTAAATGAAGGGGTTACTGACATAGACCATCTGAAAGGCTTAATTGACAAGGATACAGCAGGAGTAATAGTACAGAATCCAAACTTTTTTGGAATAGCGGAGGACTATTCTGAGATTGAAAAAGTTACCCATGAAAATAAAGCTCTGTTAATTATGAATGTGGAACCTATAGCCATGGCACTGCTTAAAACACCGGGAGAAATCGGGGCAGATATTGCCGTTGGAGATGGTCAAAGCTTAGGAAACAGTATGAGCTTTGGAGGGCCGCACTTAGGCTTTATGGCTGTCAGTGCAAAATTAATGAGAAAGTTACCGGGAAGAATAGTAGGCCAAACAGTGGATGTAGAAGGCAAGAGGGCTTTTGTATTGACCCTGCAGGCAAGAGAACAGCATATAAGAAGAGAAAAGGCCAGCTCAAATATTTGCTCCAACCATTCCTTAAATGCTTTGGCAGCAGCGGTATACATGACTACCTTAGGAAAGCAGGGAATTAAAGAGGTAGCGCAGCAAAGCATGAAAAAGGCCCACTATGCATACAAGCAATTAATCAAGACCGGTAAGTACGCACCATTGTTTAACAAGCCTTTCTTTATGGAATTTGCAGTGAAGTCACCAGTGGATATTTCTAAACTAAATGAACAGCTTTTAACTAATGGAATATTGGGAGGCTATGATTTAGGTAGGGATTATCCCCGATATAGGGACGGTTCATTACTCTGTGTTACAGAGAAGAGAACAAAGTCTGAAATAGATAACCTTGTCCAGATAATGGAGGAAATAGTATGA
- a CDS encoding response regulator, producing MYKLILVDDEEEVRKGVLKKIEWEKYGFEIVGEAENGREALDMVERTFPDLVITDIKMPFMNGIELAEHLKDMSPTTKVIILTGFDEFEYAHKAIKLNVIEYILKPVSAKELIEVLIKTKALLDEEIMERKNIEALRENYVRSLPLLKEKFLAALITNTMSKTEIEERSKNYNIDLNGNNFVVSTVRVENHSYQASYEEKELFAFALLNVINEIISKYGVGTAFMYGSDVVIICVFKNIEKEASAKRALKILEELQLTIKKYINLSATIGVGNFCPDVTLISNSYKNSLTALDYRVLLGTDRIIWIEDVEPKSNDKLHFDSAKEHALSSSLKVGTEEDINKTIDEFFNEISCSKASIKDYQIYLMEIITAILKVAKGSDINLSEILAEGYNLFTDLFSFNDLNEIKTWLKNICIKIMEKISLGRQDISKSIVKEAKEYIESHYMESNLGINDLCSFLHISPTYFSSIFKKETKMTFVNYLTQVRMNAAKELLKTTNLKAFEIAEKVGYSEPNYFSYSFKRNFGISPSEFRSKSL from the coding sequence ATGTATAAGTTAATTCTTGTAGATGATGAAGAAGAGGTACGTAAGGGTGTGTTAAAAAAAATCGAATGGGAAAAATACGGCTTTGAAATCGTCGGTGAAGCTGAAAATGGAAGAGAAGCCCTGGATATGGTTGAAAGAACCTTTCCTGATTTAGTAATTACAGATATAAAAATGCCCTTTATGAATGGTATTGAACTTGCAGAACATCTAAAGGATATGAGTCCTACCACAAAAGTAATTATCCTTACCGGTTTTGATGAGTTTGAATATGCTCATAAGGCCATAAAATTGAATGTAATTGAATATATTCTAAAACCTGTTTCTGCAAAGGAACTGATAGAAGTCTTGATAAAGACCAAAGCGTTGCTTGATGAAGAAATAATGGAAAGGAAAAATATAGAGGCTTTAAGAGAAAATTATGTGAGAAGCCTACCACTGTTAAAAGAGAAATTCCTCGCAGCCCTAATCACTAACACAATGAGCAAAACAGAAATCGAAGAAAGATCTAAAAATTATAATATTGATTTAAACGGTAACAATTTTGTTGTCTCAACAGTTAGGGTAGAAAATCACTCCTATCAAGCAAGCTATGAAGAAAAGGAACTCTTTGCCTTCGCCCTCCTAAATGTTATAAATGAGATAATTTCAAAATATGGTGTAGGCACTGCATTTATGTACGGCAGCGATGTTGTTATTATTTGTGTATTTAAAAATATAGAAAAGGAAGCTTCCGCCAAGAGAGCTTTAAAGATATTAGAAGAATTACAGCTGACAATTAAAAAGTACATAAACTTGAGTGCAACTATCGGAGTTGGTAACTTTTGTCCTGATGTAACTTTAATAAGCAACTCCTACAAAAATTCCTTGACGGCCTTAGATTACAGAGTACTTCTGGGCACCGACAGAATTATCTGGATTGAAGATGTAGAGCCAAAGAGCAATGACAAACTACATTTTGATAGTGCCAAGGAACATGCTTTAAGCAGCAGCTTGAAAGTGGGCACTGAAGAAGACATTAACAAAACTATCGATGAGTTCTTTAATGAAATTTCCTGTTCAAAGGCATCTATTAAAGACTATCAGATCTATCTTATGGAAATAATAACTGCCATACTTAAGGTAGCAAAGGGTTCTGACATCAATCTTTCAGAGATTTTGGCAGAAGGTTATAATTTGTTCACAGACTTGTTCAGCTTTAATGATCTCAATGAGATAAAGACCTGGCTAAAGAACATTTGTATAAAAATAATGGAAAAAATTTCTCTTGGAAGGCAGGATATCAGTAAGTCTATTGTGAAAGAAGCCAAAGAATACATTGAATCACACTATATGGAGAGTAATCTAGGAATAAATGACCTATGTTCCTTTCTTCATATAAGTCCAACTTATTTTAGCTCAATATTTAAAAAAGAGACAAAAATGACCTTTGTTAACTATCTCACTCAAGTCAGAATGAATGCGGCTAAGGAACTTTTAAAAACTACAAATTTGAAAGCCTTTGAAATTGCTGAAAAGGTAGGTTACTCAGAACCAAACTATTTCAGCTACAGCTTCAAAAGGAACTTTGGCATTTCCCCTTCTGAATTTAGAAGTAAATCTTTATGA
- the lpdA gene encoding dihydrolipoyl dehydrogenase, translating into MDKSIIIIGGGPAGYTAAIRAAQLGAKVTLVEKDELGGTCLNRGCIPTKALYRTAEIVNTLRNVDQFGIRVEGYGIDVNKIQERKRTIVKQLVSGIQQLLKANKVEVVKGRAQFKNESTVTVIKDDGSEEELRGNDIIIASGSKPMLPPIPGANLEGIMLSDDILDFTEVPKSLAVIGGGVIGMEFAAIFNALGTKVTVVEYMPSILPMADSDIIKRFTAIQKKKGMEIFASTKVIGIEKSEYEYILNCETKKSTTKIAAEKVLLSVGRVPLIEELNLQAAGIGFDRKGVEVDSNFRTNVKGIYAIGDINGKAMLAHAAAHQGIKAAEHIVIGRESDDKSVVPSCIFTFPEIASVGITEEMAKEQGINYKMGKFLFGANGKALTLGEPEGMVKVISKARDEVEGEKIEEIIGIHIMGPHASDIIHEGTLVVSTGLRVEDVIETMHAHPTLAEAFSEAVMAIKGQSIHQVNRG; encoded by the coding sequence ATGGATAAGAGTATAATTATCATCGGAGGAGGGCCGGCGGGATATACGGCTGCTATTAGGGCAGCTCAGTTAGGGGCTAAAGTTACCCTTGTTGAAAAGGATGAATTGGGGGGGACCTGTTTAAACCGTGGATGTATTCCAACAAAAGCATTGTATAGAACTGCAGAAATAGTAAATACCCTGAGAAATGTTGATCAGTTTGGGATAAGGGTTGAAGGGTATGGCATTGATGTAAATAAAATCCAAGAAAGAAAAAGAACCATTGTTAAGCAACTAGTGTCCGGAATTCAACAGCTTTTAAAAGCCAATAAGGTTGAGGTGGTTAAAGGAAGGGCCCAGTTTAAGAATGAAAGTACCGTAACAGTCATAAAGGATGATGGAAGCGAGGAAGAATTAAGGGGAAATGACATAATCATAGCCTCCGGATCCAAGCCAATGCTTCCGCCTATCCCTGGAGCTAACTTAGAAGGGATAATGCTAAGTGATGACATTCTGGATTTTACTGAAGTGCCAAAAAGCCTTGCTGTGATAGGAGGTGGGGTTATTGGCATGGAGTTTGCGGCCATTTTTAATGCACTGGGAACAAAGGTCACTGTTGTGGAATATATGCCCAGTATTTTGCCTATGGCCGATTCAGATATTATTAAGAGATTCACAGCTATACAGAAGAAAAAGGGGATGGAGATATTTGCTTCAACTAAAGTCATTGGTATTGAAAAGTCGGAGTATGAATATATCCTAAACTGTGAAACAAAAAAGAGCACAACTAAAATAGCTGCGGAAAAAGTGCTGCTTTCCGTTGGACGTGTACCTCTGATAGAAGAATTAAACTTGCAGGCTGCCGGTATAGGCTTTGATAGAAAAGGGGTGGAGGTAGACAGTAACTTCAGAACCAATGTAAAAGGCATATATGCCATTGGTGATATCAATGGGAAGGCAATGTTAGCCCATGCCGCCGCCCATCAGGGAATAAAAGCAGCTGAGCATATTGTAATAGGAAGAGAATCGGATGATAAAAGTGTAGTACCTTCCTGTATATTTACTTTCCCTGAAATAGCTTCCGTTGGTATTACTGAAGAAATGGCTAAGGAGCAGGGGATAAACTATAAGATGGGTAAATTTCTTTTCGGTGCAAATGGGAAGGCCCTTACCCTAGGAGAACCGGAAGGTATGGTAAAGGTTATATCGAAAGCCAGGGATGAAGTGGAAGGCGAAAAAATAGAGGAGATCATAGGAATTCATATAATGGGGCCTCATGCCTCAGATATAATACATGAAGGCACACTGGTGGTAAGTACTGGCTTAAGGGTTGAGGATGTAATAGAGACCATGCATGCACATCCTACCTTGGCAGAAGCCTTTTCAGAGGCTGTGATGGCTATAAAGGGCCAATCCATACATCAGGTGAATAGGGGATAA
- the gcvT gene encoding glycine cleavage system aminomethyltransferase GcvT — protein sequence MEHLKKTALFNVHQKYGGKIIDFAGWSLPVQYEGILQEHEAVRKTAGLFDVSHMGEIEVKGIQAEEFMQYLVTNDVSTIGIGQIIYALMCYPHGGVVDDVLIYKFSREYFYIVVNASNIEKDYVWITENAAGYHVQIINRSADISELALQGPKSEEILQKLTAQDLSQLKFFNFMDDVHINGVKCLISRSGYTGEDGFEIYADNKYIEKVWEDLMEVGKVLGLVPAGLGCRDTLRFEACLPLYGNEISENITPLEAGLNIFVKLNKDNFIGKAPLLKQKEEGLKRKLIGFEMLDRGIARHGYEVSVEGKNIGIVTTGYMAPSLKKNIGLALVDSNFSEIDTEINIVIRNKPVKARVINKKFYNKNYKK from the coding sequence GTGGAGCATTTAAAGAAAACCGCCTTGTTTAACGTACACCAAAAATATGGAGGGAAAATAATAGATTTTGCAGGTTGGTCCCTGCCGGTACAGTATGAAGGCATATTACAGGAGCACGAGGCTGTAAGAAAGACTGCCGGGTTATTTGATGTCTCCCATATGGGGGAGATTGAGGTTAAGGGCATACAGGCAGAAGAATTTATGCAGTATTTAGTTACTAATGATGTAAGTACCATCGGTATCGGGCAAATTATTTACGCCTTGATGTGTTATCCACATGGTGGAGTGGTGGATGATGTACTCATATATAAGTTTAGCCGAGAATACTTTTATATAGTAGTCAATGCCAGCAATATTGAAAAAGATTACGTGTGGATCACAGAGAATGCTGCCGGATACCATGTTCAGATTATCAATAGGTCAGCTGATATATCCGAACTTGCTCTTCAGGGACCCAAATCGGAGGAAATACTCCAAAAGCTTACAGCACAGGATTTATCTCAACTAAAGTTTTTTAACTTTATGGACGATGTCCACATCAATGGAGTAAAGTGCCTGATATCTAGGTCAGGTTATACAGGTGAGGATGGCTTTGAAATATATGCTGATAATAAATATATAGAAAAGGTCTGGGAGGACCTAATGGAAGTTGGGAAAGTATTAGGACTGGTTCCTGCTGGCCTGGGCTGCAGGGATACCCTAAGATTTGAAGCATGTCTGCCGCTGTATGGCAACGAGATATCAGAAAACATAACACCTTTGGAAGCAGGCCTAAATATCTTTGTCAAACTGAATAAAGATAACTTTATAGGCAAAGCGCCTTTGTTAAAACAGAAAGAGGAGGGCTTGAAAAGAAAACTTATAGGTTTTGAAATGTTAGACAGAGGAATAGCAAGGCATGGCTATGAAGTTTCAGTGGAGGGAAAAAATATAGGTATTGTGACTACCGGATATATGGCACCTAGCCTGAAGAAAAATATTGGCCTTGCACTTGTGGACAGCAATTTTTCCGAAATAGATACGGAAATCAATATTGTCATAAGAAATAAGCCGGTTAAGGCTAGAGTTATAAATAAGAAATTTTACAATAAAAATTATAAAAAATAA
- the gcvPB gene encoding aminomethyl-transferring glycine dehydrogenase subunit GcvPB: MKEYNALIFEVSKEGRKAYSLPQCDVPECSTEEMIPENLLRKSELDLPEVSEVDVIRHYTLLSNKNYGVDTGFYPLGSCTMKYNPKINEDMAILSGFRDIHPYQREETVQGALELMYNLSLALCEITGMDAMSLQPAAGAHGELMGLMIIKAYHESRGEYKRKKIIVPDSAHGTNPASASVAGFQVVEVKSDSKGAVDLESLKSVLNEETAGLMLTNPSTLGLFEKNIQEIAQLVHETGGLLYYDGANMNAIMGITRPGDMGFDVVHLNLHKTFATPHGGGGPGSGPVGVKKQLEPFLPVPVVNKEGDLYRLDYDRPLSIGKVRSFYGNFGVLVRAYTYILTMGADGLKKTSEMAVLNANYMKERLKHHYFLPIDEVCKHEFVLGGLEEGAHTVTTLDMAKRLLDYGYHPPTIYFPLIVDSAIMVEPTETESLETIDAFIEAMIKISQEAREDPEVLKTAPHNTVVRRLDEVRAARIPILRWRKNT; encoded by the coding sequence ATGAAGGAATACAATGCTTTAATTTTTGAAGTTTCCAAAGAGGGAAGAAAAGCCTATTCTCTGCCCCAATGTGATGTGCCGGAATGCTCTACGGAAGAAATGATTCCAGAAAACTTATTAAGAAAATCTGAATTAGACCTACCGGAGGTCAGTGAAGTTGATGTCATAAGACATTACACCTTGCTTTCAAATAAGAACTATGGTGTGGATACCGGCTTTTATCCACTAGGCTCTTGTACCATGAAATACAACCCGAAGATTAATGAAGATATGGCAATCTTATCAGGTTTTAGAGATATTCATCCCTATCAGAGGGAGGAAACTGTACAGGGAGCGCTGGAGCTGATGTATAACTTAAGCTTAGCCCTATGTGAAATCACCGGTATGGATGCTATGTCCCTGCAGCCCGCAGCAGGGGCCCATGGTGAATTAATGGGACTTATGATTATTAAGGCTTATCATGAGAGCCGTGGCGAGTATAAAAGAAAGAAGATAATTGTGCCGGATTCAGCTCATGGAACTAATCCTGCTTCTGCATCCGTTGCCGGTTTTCAGGTGGTGGAAGTAAAATCTGACAGTAAAGGTGCTGTGGATTTGGAAAGTCTAAAGTCAGTATTAAATGAAGAAACTGCAGGATTAATGCTCACTAATCCAAGTACCCTAGGGCTTTTTGAAAAGAATATCCAAGAGATAGCACAGCTTGTTCATGAGACTGGAGGACTGCTATATTACGACGGGGCAAATATGAATGCCATAATGGGAATAACACGGCCTGGAGATATGGGCTTTGATGTTGTTCATTTAAATCTCCATAAGACCTTTGCCACTCCTCATGGCGGAGGAGGTCCCGGAAGTGGGCCTGTAGGGGTAAAGAAGCAGTTGGAACCCTTCCTGCCGGTACCAGTAGTCAATAAAGAAGGAGATCTATATAGGCTAGATTATGACAGGCCTCTAAGCATTGGTAAGGTGAGGAGCTTCTATGGCAACTTTGGAGTTTTGGTAAGAGCTTATACCTATATACTTACTATGGGGGCAGATGGTTTAAAGAAGACCAGCGAAATGGCAGTCCTAAATGCCAACTATATGAAGGAACGGTTAAAACACCATTATTTCCTGCCAATAGACGAGGTATGTAAGCATGAATTTGTACTGGGGGGCCTGGAAGAAGGTGCCCATACCGTTACTACCTTGGACATGGCAAAGAGACTGCTGGACTATGGCTATCATCCGCCAACCATATACTTCCCGCTTATTGTGGATAGTGCCATAATGGTGGAACCCACAGAAACAGAAAGCCTGGAAACTATAGATGCCTTTATTGAAGCTATGATTAAAATATCTCAGGAGGCAAGAGAGGATCCGGAAGTTCTGAAAACTGCACCCCACAATACTGTAGTGCGTAGGCTTGATGAGGTGAGGGCGGCAAGGATACCGATACTGAGATGGCGGAAGAATACTTGA
- the udk gene encoding uridine kinase → MSEAFVIGIAGGTGSGKTTLARRLKEDFDDDVILLCQDYYYKSNNDLPFEERVKLNYDHPNSFDTALMIEQIKKLKAFKEIERPVYSFVEHRRLEETVKEQPKKVIIIEGILLFENQELVDLMDIKIFVDTDADIRFIRRLERDTKERGRSIDSVINQYLNTVRPMHEAFIEPSKKRADIIVPEGGMNHAAFSMIQDKINSIINGSAKK, encoded by the coding sequence ATGAGTGAAGCATTTGTTATAGGAATTGCAGGAGGAACAGGCTCGGGAAAAACAACCTTAGCCAGAAGGCTGAAAGAAGACTTTGATGATGATGTGATCCTTCTATGTCAGGATTATTATTATAAGTCAAATAATGACCTTCCCTTTGAGGAAAGAGTAAAGTTGAATTATGACCATCCAAATTCCTTCGATACAGCGCTGATGATAGAGCAGATAAAAAAGTTGAAAGCCTTTAAAGAAATAGAAAGACCTGTATATTCCTTTGTAGAACATAGAAGACTGGAGGAAACCGTAAAGGAACAGCCCAAAAAGGTCATTATTATTGAAGGGATATTACTATTTGAAAATCAAGAGTTAGTGGACTTGATGGATATAAAAATATTCGTTGATACCGATGCGGACATAAGATTTATCAGAAGATTAGAGAGAGACACTAAGGAAAGAGGCAGAAGCATAGATTCTGTAATAAACCAATACTTAAATACAGTGAGACCAATGCATGAAGCCTTTATTGAACCTAGCAAAAAGAGAGCGGATATCATAGTACCCGAAGGTGGCATGAATCATGCGGCTTTTTCTATGATACAGGATAAAATAAACAGCATAATCAACGGTTCTGCTAAGAAATAG
- the gcvH gene encoding glycine cleavage system protein GcvH, translating into MKVLEGLLYTKNHEWVRKEGEKAYVGITDYAQNALGAIVYVELPETGSEFAAGDSFAVVESVKAASDVYLPVAGTIIEANEAIVDEPGLVNEEPYDAWMVCVQLEDGEKLEDLMSPEEYTKFCAEER; encoded by the coding sequence ATGAAAGTTTTAGAAGGATTATTGTACACAAAGAATCATGAGTGGGTTAGAAAAGAAGGAGAAAAGGCCTATGTGGGTATTACAGATTATGCACAGAATGCACTGGGAGCCATAGTTTATGTAGAACTGCCTGAGACAGGCAGTGAATTTGCTGCCGGGGATAGCTTTGCAGTGGTGGAATCAGTAAAGGCAGCCTCTGATGTTTATTTGCCTGTAGCAGGTACCATAATAGAAGCAAATGAAGCCATTGTTGATGAACCGGGGCTTGTGAATGAAGAGCCCTATGACGCTTGGATGGTATGTGTTCAACTTGAAGATGGTGAAAAACTGGAAGACTTAATGAGCCCTGAGGAATATACTAAATTCTGTGCTGAGGAGAGATAA